In the genome of Populus alba chromosome 11, ASM523922v2, whole genome shotgun sequence, one region contains:
- the LOC118040766 gene encoding uncharacterized protein, whose protein sequence is MAPPEHKPTSEGDKNKLPDREVRDMVDVITNRVAGLHNQESSADEDDHGIRIITLAGTNTGSTMRSELDDHKGKKLPDGESFGEPEASGTYVNSNFQAVNNSIMFGSHYSTNDPGVHMDISDTFEPHGLKPGKHGKKGKKKDKGLKEENHSDHSD, encoded by the coding sequence ATGGCTCCTCCTGAACATAAGCCAACCTCTGAGGGGGACAAGAATAAACTTCCCGACCGCGAAGTTAGAGACATGGTGGATGTCATAACAAACCGCGTTGCTGGTCTCCACAACCAGGAAAGCTCGGCTGATGAGGATGATCATGGCATTAGAATCATTACTCTTGCTGGAACCAACACAGGATCTACAATGCGAAGTGAGTTGGATGATCACAAAGGTAAGAAGTTGCCTGATGGGGAGTCATTTGGTGAGCCTGAGGCATCAGGTACTTATGTTAACAGCAATTTCCAAGCTGTTAACAATTCTATCATGTTTGGTAGCCACTACAGCACTAATGATCCTGGTGTTCATATGGACATTTCGGATACTTTTGAACCTCATGGACTCAAGCCTGGTAAGCATGGaaagaaggggaagaagaaagacaagGGATTAAAGGAGGAAAATCATTCTGACCATTCAGATTGA
- the LOC118040754 gene encoding WAT1-related protein At3g30340 — protein MAEFNEWKPFIAMITVDFSFSIVNILLKKVLDEGINHLVLITYRLSISALFLGPIGYFWERGSRPKLTFRISCYLFLSAIVGASLTQYFFLIGIQYTSATFACAFVNMVPVVTFIMALPFKMETVHIKSNSGKAKTLGALVCVAGAILLTVYRGAPLFNHSPDRAATRAMDHGLKLSHARRAERWTFGCIALLAGTLLWSSWFVLQSHIGRRYPCQYSSTAILSFFGAIQSAVLCLSTKRSLSIWILKGKIEIITVLYAGMIGSGLCYVSMSWCVKKRGPVFTAAFSPLVQIMAAMLDVPVLHEELYLGSLLGSIFVIIGLYILLWGKNKEMQNHATRVAQEAEEFKEQEPPVQVITVSFDSRRH, from the exons ATGGCTGAATTCAACGAATGGAAACCTTTCATTGCGATGATAACagttgatttttccttttccattgtGAATATTCTTCTAAAGAAAGTCCTTGATGAGGGGATTAACCATTTGGTCCTTATCACCTACCGGCTTTCGATTTCTGCTCTTTTCTTGGGTCCAATTGGCTACTTCTGGGAAAG GGGTAGCAGACCAAAGCTCACCTTTCGGATCTCATGTTACCTGTTCCTTAGTGCCATTGTTGG GGCATCACTGACACAATACTTCTTCCTTATCGGCATTCAATACACATCTGCTACATTTGCGTGTGCCTTCGTCAACATGGTTCCTGTCGTTACATTTATAATGGCACTGCCATTCAA AATGGAGACTGTTCATATAAAATCCAACAGTGGCAAAGCCAAAACACTCGGTGCCCTGGTGTGTGTTGCAGGTGCCATACTGTTGACTGTTTACCGAGGAGCGCCACTGTTTAACCATTCACCCGATCGAGCTGCAACTCGAGCCATGGATCATGGTCTAAAGCTGAGCCATGCTAGAAGGGCCGAGAGATGGACCTTTGGTTGTATAGCTTTGCTTGCAGGAACCTTGCTGTGGTCTTCTTGGTTTGTACTCCAATCACATATTGGCAGGAGATACCCCTGCCAATATTCTAGCACAGCCATTTTGTCCTTCTTCGGTGCAATTCAATCAGCTGTTTTATGCCTGTCCACTAAAAGGAGCCTCTCCATATGGATTCTGAAAGGAAAGATAGAGATTATAACTGTCCTGTATGCT GGAATGATTGGATCAGGCCTGTGCTATGTGAGCATGTCATGGTGTGTTAAGAAAAGGGGTCCCGTCTTTACAGCAGCATTCAGTCCCCTGGTTCAGATAATGGCAGCCATGCTTGATGTCCCCGTCCTCCATGAGGAGCTCTATCTTGGCAG TTTGCTGGGATCCATCTTTGTAATCATTGGCTTATACATTCTTCTATGGGGTAAGAACAAAGAAATGCAGAATCATGCAACAAGAGTAGCTCAAGAAGCTGAAGAGTTCAAGGAACAAGAACCCCCCGTACAAGTCATCACTGTCTCTTTTGATTCAAGGCGTCATTGA